The Desulfobulbus propionicus DSM 2032 DNA segment GGCAGCGGTTCAGGGGAGATGCTGTGCACCTGGGCACGCGATCGCGGCATCATCGGCACCGGTATCGACATGAGCCACTTGTTCACCGAGCACGCGAAACACCGTGCTCTAGAACTCGGCGTCGCCGATCAAGTCACGTTCATCCATGGCGATGCTGCCGGCTATGTCGCTGACGAGAAGGTCGATTTGGCCGCTTGTGTCGGTGCCACGTGGATCGGCGGGGGAGTCGCTGGTACCATCGAGCTGCTGCAGCGGAGCCTGCGCACCGGAGGAATCATCCTTATCGGCGAGCCCTACTGGCGGCAGGTACCGCCGACGGACGATGTTGCCAAGGGCTGTCTTGCTGGCGCAATCTCCGACTTTCTCCTGCTTCCGGAACTGCTCGCGTCTTTCGGCCACCTTGGCTACGACGTCGTTGAAATGGTTCTGGCTGACCAGGACGGTTGGGACAGATACGAGGCGGCCAAATGGCTCACCATGCGCCGATGGCTTGAAGCCAACCCAGACGACGAGTTAGCCCAGGAGGTTCGAGCCCAACTGACCTCGGAACCCGAGCGCTACGCCGCTTACACGCGTGAATACCTGGGCTGGGGTGTGTTCGCGCTGATGCCCCGCTGATGCGTTGGCGCACCCAGAGGATCGTCACCAGCTGGGAAAATTACAGGGACAGTAGGAAAATTACAGGGACAGTATACGTATTACCCATCCAACCGTTTCCATACACGTCTTTCCCCTCCCTCCATCACTGCCGTTCGCAGGCCGCAGGAAGTCCGACGAGGTCGGCTAGACGGTTTGCAACCTCACAGCCAGTCGGTCAGTGACAGCCCGACGCCCACCCGGTTGACATACTGGTCATAATCGACCAGGCTTTCGCCATAGCCGTTGTAATACTGCACATAGCCGCGCAGGAAGGGCCAATCGCCCATGGGAAAACTCCAGCTGAACTGGAACGAACCGCGGTGGTAGTTGGACTCCAGGGCGTTGCGGGTCATCAGGCTGAAGGTGTGGTCGTCCCACTTGTAGGTGGCGCCGAGTTCGTAATGTCCCATGTACTTGGTGATATCCGGGTTGTCGTCGTCGCCTTCGCTCTCCGGGATGCGGTACCAGGGGGTGGCGATGAACCCGAGGTTGCCGTATTCAAACACCAGGGAGGCGAACAGCCGGTTCCAACTGCGCGACAGGGCGCTGCTCTGGCCGTTGGATTGGTGGTTGATGCCAAACGAATTGCTGGCATTGACGATGCCCAGTAGTTCCCAGCGGGGGTTGAACTGCACCCAAATCTCCGGCTCGTGGTTGGTTTCGCGGAAGGCCGCGGAAATGTCGTCGTTGTAGACCTGCCAGAAGCTGTGGTTGGTGTAGGCGGCAAAGATGTCGGTGGAATCGTCGAACAGTCCCACCACCAGCGGCGTCTTGATGCTGATCTGGAACTGGGCTTCCACCGAATCGAAATC contains these protein-coding regions:
- a CDS encoding SAM-dependent methyltransferase, which produces MDIPRIFNITESAHRIHNPITPEKLATLGAALRLESGARVLDLGSGSGEMLCTWARDRGIIGTGIDMSHLFTEHAKHRALELGVADQVTFIHGDAAGYVADEKVDLAACVGATWIGGGVAGTIELLQRSLRTGGIILIGEPYWRQVPPTDDVAKGCLAGAISDFLLLPELLASFGHLGYDVVEMVLADQDGWDRYEAAKWLTMRRWLEANPDDELAQEVRAQLTSEPERYAAYTREYLGWGVFALMPR
- a CDS encoding phospholipase A, whose translation is MRSLAFSLSAAGTAALIVFLSTAGLADANALDECVQSKLATADDSVTVGDLRRQCLQNAVGVERGLPDRKGAVEQRLEAEKKNVLRPFSIMPHRPNYILPGAWNSKGYNAEHHRKANGDSTYDFDSVEAQFQISIKTPLVVGLFDDSTDIFAAYTNHSFWQVYNDDISAAFRETNHEPEIWVQFNPRWELLGIVNASNSFGINHQSNGQSSALSRSWNRLFASLVFEYGNLGFIATPWYRIPESEGDDDNPDITKYMGHYELGATYKWDDHTFSLMTRNALESNYHRGSFQFSWSFPMGDWPFLRGYVQYYNGYGESLVDYDQYVNRVGVGLSLTDWL